A genomic stretch from Helianthus annuus cultivar XRQ/B chromosome 1, HanXRQr2.0-SUNRISE, whole genome shotgun sequence includes:
- the LOC110902260 gene encoding extensin-like: MPPRVRGKGKGPMRGGPSGHVGPSHRHTPSASFSSSNSHDQWGHSFEPTRHSVSLSSSPSFHPSFGPPIPDEPQHSHHSLASHHSHESHQSYHSLHSHSFHHSDSTYSPAQFNPNDYVNDFLGYNPLGPEEHFPHKMEMDDDPDPEMQIGTPGHPISISSGSPFQGSPYRGPDSYQERMAAYDWYFTPSYHNSHAQPPLVEPQLQAVSPPPLTVEEPPQQPPQPPPEPLRRRRNARISVRGGPRFSSPQGSSSYPPIPEDPQMGGPSHAVPENDPPPVSHAPPPPMGFEYPIPT, from the coding sequence ATGCCACCCAGAGTAAGAGGCAAAGGAAAGGGTCCCATGCGAGGTGGACCATCAGGACACGTAGGACCATCCCATCGGCACACCCCGTCTGCGTCGTTTTCTAGCTCAAACTCTCATGACCAATGGGGTCATTCCTTTGAACCAACGAGACACTCTGTCTCATTGAGCTCTTCACCTTCATTCCATCCATCTTTCGGGCCGCCTATTCCAGACGAGCCCCAGCATTCTCATCACTCCCTTGCATCACATCATTCGCATGAGTCTCACCAATCCTATCATTCCTTGCATTCTCATTCGTTTCATCATTCGGATTCTACCTACTCTCCTGCCCAGTTTAATCCTAATGATTACGTTAACGACTTTTTGGGCTACAACCCTTTGGGACCCGAGGAACACTTTCCTCACAAAATGGAGATGGACGACGACCCGGACCCAGAAATGCAAATCGGAACACCAGGCCACCCAATTAGCATCTCAAGCGGTTCCCCATTCCAGGGATCGCCATACCGAGGGCCCGATTCATACCAAGAGAGAATGGCCGCGTATGATTGGTACTTTACTCCTTCGTACCATAACTCTCATGCTCAACCTCCTTTGGTTGAACCCCAGCTTCAAGCAGTTTCACCTCCACCACTTACTGTTGAGGAGCCGCCTCAACAGCCACCTCAGCCACCTCCCGAGCCTCTGAGGCGAAGGAGGAATGCACGAATATCCGTGCGAGGAGGACCGCGTTTCAGTTCTCCTCAGGGTTCAAGTTCTTACCCTCCAATCCCCGAGGACCCCCAAATGGGTGGACCCTCGCACGCGGTACCGGAAAACGATCCTCCACCGGTTTCACATGCACCACCGCCACCAATGGGTTTCGAATACCCGATCCCGACTTAA